A segment of the Acidimicrobiales bacterium genome:
AACCCTGGACCACATAGCCAAGGGGCACCTTCCGAAACCCGCGGCAAAGTTCCTCTCGGACCCCACCGCCTGGCTACCAAGAGCCCGGACGCCATAAATCCTTTGTTGCTCCCCTAGGACACTGGTCAGTGAATACGCACCAGTCTCATGGTGTCTGTCGCCGGTTCCGGCTCGAGAGGAGAACCCGCGAGGACTACCACAACATCTCCCGGCCGGGCGTGTCCCGCCTCAACGACGGCTTGGACCGCGAACCACACGATCTCATCCGTACTAGAAGCCTCGCCGATAATCAGGGTTCGCACGCCCCACGAGAGACTGAGCTGGCGTGCGGTCCGATTAGACGGAGTGCATGCGACTATCGGCATCGGCGGACGGAAACGGGAAATCGAGCGCGCCGTCGTTCCAGACCGGGTGCACGCGATGATGCAGGAGGCGCCCTGCTCCACTGCTGCCCGCCAGCCCGCCGCCGTCGTGGCCGCGGTCAGGCGGGCGACGCTGACCGAGTCACCCGCAATCTGTTGAGGGCTTAGCGAACTAGCCCATCCGAGGCTGTCGAAGTCCTGTTCGGCACGGCGGGTAATCCTGGCCATGGTGGCGACGACGCCGACTGGGTCAATGCCGATCGCCGTTTCGCCGGAGAGCATAACCGCACTCGTTCCGTCCAGTACTGCGTTCGCCACGTCGGCAACCTCCGCGCGGGTCGGAACCGGAGCCGAGATCATCGATTCGAGCATCTGGGTGGCTGTGATCACCGGCCGGCCGTAGCGCACCCCGCTTCGGATGATCATCTTCTGTATGTGGGGTACGTCCTCCAGCGCCATCCGTACGCCGAGATCACCCCTCGCGACCATGACTGCGTCGGATTCAGCGACAATCTCGTCGAGATTCGCCACCGCCTCTGGCGTCTCGATCTTCGCGATCAGCATCGGACAGCTGGGCCCCGCAGCCTTACGTACCTTGTCGATGTCGTCGGCGGATCGCACGAAAGAAATCGCGACTGCGTCAACACCTTGAGCGACCACGGCGTCGAGCCGCTCGAGATCCTCGGCCGTCGGTGTCTCGAGTTCAACGGTTCCAGATGGGACCGTCACTCCAGGGCGCCCTTGCAGCCGCCCACCGTTGCGGACGGCAGCCACCACGCCGTTTGACGTCGCCTGGCCAACAGTAAGGACGACTCCCCCATCGCCGAGAGCGACCCGATCCCCGGCTTTCAGTCCTCGCACGACTGCCGGGTGGCAAACACCGATGCGGTTCGAATCGCTGCCTTGCCCGTCGTCGGTTGTTACCAGAACAACTTCGTGCCCTGACTCGAGCTGAACGCCTCCGGGAGGAAACGCGGCCGCTCGGATCTTGGGGCCCGGGAGGTCCGGCATGATCCCGATGTCGGGAACCGTCTCACGGATAAGTCGGATCCGGGCCAGCGCGTCGGCGAGCGTGCCGTGAGCGAGAGGTACCCGGGCGACGTCCATTCCTTCCGACGCCATCGCCCTCAGCAGGTCAACGGAGTCGGAGGCGGGGCCGACGGTGGCCACGATCTTGGTTCGTCTGGCGTCCTGCACCCGCCCATCCTTCCTTATGGTCGCCGCGCCCCGAAGCCAACGGAATGACCCACCCCGCCCCAGGCCTCGGGGGGACAGGCCCGGGGCGGGTGTGGCCGTGGAGAACAAACGGTGACCCACACCGTCCTACCTGACGCTGAAGCGAACGGGAACGCCTGGACTCCAATTTCATCCAGCCGTCACGGGAAGATCATCAGAAGTTCGACGTTTGCCCGCAGTTAACCACCCGGTTGTCCGCGGCTTACCGGCAATTTGTCCTGATATGTTCTGCTTTCCGGGAACCGAATGAGCACCGGAATCAGTTTTTTTGCCCGCTGGAGGGACTGATGCTTGAACACCTGGCCGGCCGCGCGCGGATGATCCTCGCGTTGACAGCCGCGACCGTCTTGGCGCTGGTCTTCCTGCCTACCTTGGGCTCGAGGGCGGGAGCCAGCAACACCGGCGGCCCGATACGCACCGTCTTCCAGATCCTCCTGGAGAACGAATCAGAATCGTCGGCGTTCCCGGGCACCGGAACCGAGCTCGACAAGCTCGCCCAGCAAGGGGTGTTCTTCACCAACTACTTCTCCACCGGCCACGCCAGCCTCGACAACTACATAGCTCTGGTGTCGGGCCAAGCGCAGTACACGTCGACGAGCCAGGACTGCCCCTACTACCACGACGGCGGCGGAAGCGTCGACGGCAAGGGCTTCTACCAACCACTCACTCCACAGGACGTGGGATGCGTCTATCCGGCGTCAGTGAAGACGCTCGCCGATCAACTCGGCGCGGCGGGGATCTCGTGGCGCGGATACATGCAGGACATGGGCAACACCCCCACCCGCGAGACCAACCCTTGTGGCCAACCCGCGATCGGTGGAGTTGCAATCGACCCGACCGTTGGCGGTCTCGACCAAACCCAGCTGGCTACGTCGACAGACCAGTACGCGGCGCGGCACAACCCGTTCCCTTACTTCCACTCCCTTGTCGACCATTCGCTCTTCGGCTCGACTTCGCCGTGCCAGCAGAACGTCCTGCCTTTGTCAAGCCTGGCGGCAGACCTCGCCTCCGGACACGTCGGAGCTTTCAACTTCATCACGCCCAACCTCTGCAACGACGGGCACGACTCGCCTTGCAGGGGACCCGGTGCCGACGGTAACCCCGGAGCGGGCGGGCTGATCAGCGCCAATGCGTTCCTTTCACAAATCGTTCCGCAGATCGAAGCCTCGGACGTCTTCAAGAAGGGCGGCATGATCGTGATCACCATCGACGAGGGTTCGGGTAACGCGTCGTGCTGCGGCGAGTCGGGGCAGCCGGGTATCCAAGGCAGTGGCGGAGGCGGCAAGGTCGGTCTGGTGGCGTTGAGCCCGAGGCTCATTCCCCACACTTCGTCGTGCCAGTACAACCATTACTCCCTGCTTCGTACCTGGGAGACGGTCTTCGGGCTCACACCTCAGCTAACCGGCATCCCCGGAAGCGACGGTGCGGGGCACCTTGCCCACGCCGGGGACACTGGCGTGAACTCGATGCTCGCGGACGTTCTCGCCGGGTCCAACACGTGCCCCTAACGACAGTTAGTTACGGCTGATCGAAGCAACTCCCGGCAGGTCGGCCTCGACGAGGTTGGCGACTCGGGCGACGACCGGCTGCATCCCGCGGATACTCGTGTGAACACCCTGAGACGAGAGCCGTCTACACACCTCGGTGAGCACGCACATCGTCCTCACACACGCGAAAGTGAGCCCGGTCAGGTCGAACACAACCTCGGACACCGCGGTTGAATCGTTGGTCAACGTGTCTGTCATCGCGTTGAGCGCTCGCCAGCCGCAGATGTCTGCTTCGCCGCTCATGCTCACGTACGCGGTGGGTCCCACTCTCCTGAGCCGCACGTCCAATGCGGCGATCTCGTCTGCCCAGCGCAGTTCGTTCATCTAAGCCCCCAGGCAACCGGCTTGGAGTGAGGCTGGAAGGTCAACCTCTGCTCGCCGTCTACTTCCCGGCCCCCACTTATAGGCGCGCCGGGCGGACCCGTCAATGGCTGGGGCCGTTTGGCTACTCATTTCATTTTGTTCGACGAAGAAGTTACCCGTCGGTCACTTATCCGATCGGCTCGTCCAACTCCCCCAGAGCGTTGGTGAGCTGGAGGTTCGCCGAATAATCGACCGGGCAGGCGACGACGGAAACCGTGTCTTCAGCCATCGCGTTCCGAAGTACGGGAAGTAGCTCCCCGGCCTCCTCGATCCGGTAGCCGCGGGCTCCGAAGCTCTCCGCGTAGGTCACGAAGTCAGGATTGTTGAACGAGGTATCTGTATCACTGCCGAGCTCAAGGTCCATCTTCCACTTGATCAGGCCATATTCGCCGTCGACCCAGATGAGTATCGTGAACGGAATTCCAAGGCGAAGTGCTGTCTCGATCTCCTGCGAGTTCATCATGAAGCCCCCGTCCCCCGTGGCGACGAGAACACCCGCCGCCGGACGGGCGATCTTGGCTCCGATCGCGCCCGGCACCGTCCACGCCATCGTCGACAGCCCATTCGATATCAAGCAAGTGTTCGGCTCGTACGTCGGGTACAAGCGCGCCATCCACATCTTCAGCGCGCCAGTGTCAACCAGGACGATGTCGTCGCGACGGAGAGCTGCCCTGGTGTCGGCCACCACCCGGGCAGGCGAGACCGGGAAGCGGTCGTCGCTCCGCCCTCGGGCAAGCTCGCTTTCGAGGAGTGAACGGCAAGCCCGTCCGCCGGCTGCCGAATTGAATCGCCGCTCTACTCCGCTGGTCAGCGCGTCGAGAGTGTGGCTGATATCTCCTTGCAACCCCACGTCCACGTCGTAATGCCGGTCGACCTCTGCCGGAAAGCGATGCACGTGCAGTATCGCCTTGTCCCCGGCGGGGTTGATCCTTACCGGGTCGAATTCCTGCAGCTCGTATCCCACCGCGATGATGAGGTCAGCTCGGTCGAAGCCGAAATTGACATAGTCGTGACGCATGAAACCGACGGTGCCCAACGCGTTCGGGTGGTCGTCGGGGAACACGCCCTTCCCGTGGAAGGTCGTCGCTACCGCGAGTCCTAATTCCTCCGAGAAACGCCGCAGCGCCGCCGATGCGCCCGCCCTCGCCGCGCCGTGGCCCGCCAGGACCACCGGGTTCTCGGCCGTCTGAAGCAGGTTCATCGCTCGGTGCAGCTGCGACGGCGACGGCTCCTCCGCCCTGGGCACGTTCACTGGAAGAGGAGCGAGTCCGGGCGGAAGGCGCTCCTGTTCGATGTCTTCCGGCACTGCCAGGTAAACGGCTCCGGGTCGCTCTGTTTGGGCGAGCTTGAATGCCTTGCGGATCATCTCGGGAACCGCTTCGGCGGTCGGAACCGCAGCCGCCCACTTCGTAGCCGGGGCGTACATCGACACCAGGTCGATGTTCTGGTGCGACTCTTTGAAGCTTCGTGACCGGGCGACTTGAGCTGAGATTGCGACTACCGGTGTGGAATCGGTCGTCGCGTCGGCGACGCCGAGCAGCATGTTGATAGCGCCCGGACCGAGCGTCGACGAGCACACCCCCGCCTTTCCGGTGATGCGGCCGTAAACCTCCGCCATGAAAGCAGCAGCCTGCTCGTGACGAACCAGCACGTATTCGATGTCGGAAAAAGAGAGAGCCTGGACGAACCGCAGATTCTCCTCGCCGGGAATCCCGAAGACGTGGGTGACGCCCTCCTCTTCGAGGCAGCGCACCATCAACTCGGCGACGTTGTTGGGTTCCACCTCGCTGGGACCTCTCTGGCTCACAGCTATGCGCTGGCCTCCTCGACGGTCAACTCGGCGGCCGGGTCGGCTTCCAGCCTCTCATCCGGTATCGGGAGCCCGCTGCGGACCGACCTTCCGTAGGTTCCGTTCGCCAACCGTTGCTCGGCGCGCTCGATCGCCCGCAACCTTTCCCGCAGCGACTCGGCGACGGCATCATCGGTCCCTTCGGAGGTGATCGACTGAGCCGGGTCCGACCAGTCAGTCCCCTGGTCGTCGACCGCGGCTCGATCATCGCTGCGGTCGGTATCCAACCCCGACAGCAATCCCTCGACCCGGTCACGTTCCGCTTTCAGAAGGGCGCGCGCTTGCTCATCGTCCACTGGTGTTTCTCCGATCGCTACAAGTGCGGGTGGTCCTCACCCGAGGCTACGGGCTCGAAGACGTTACCGGAGGGAGAAACCGCCCCCCGGCCGGTCAGTCTGCCGCCGTCAGCTCCACCGGCACGGCGATCACGTCCACAAGCGCGTCCTGGCGAAGGGCCGTCAACGCGAGCGGCTTTCCGATCGCTCCTGCGAGCATCAGCTTCTGCAGACCCTGAGCGCTCGTCACGGCAGAGTCGCCCGCGCTGAGAAGCAGGTCGCCCGCATGAAGGCCGGCCTTGGCGGCCGGCCCGCCGGGGACGACTTGAGCGATCCGCAACCCGGTCTTCTGGTCGCGCTGCGCGGCCAGTGCCGGAGGCAGCGGCGCCGGTGTCCCGGCGAGGCCGAGGTATGCCCGGCGCACCCTTCCTTCGGACATCAGAGTGGCAATTATCTGCCGAGTCGTCGCGTTGATCGGGATGGCGAGCCCGACCCCCATACCGGCGACCGCCGTGTTGATCCCGACGACCGCACCCGAGGAGATCGCGAGCGCACCTCCCGAGTTCCCCGGGTTCAGGGCGGCGTCCGTCTGGATCACGTCGTCGATGACGCGGACGTTGGATCCGGCCCGGGTCGGCAGGGACCTTCCGAGTGCGCTGACCACGCCGGCGGTGACGCTGCCGGCAAGTCCGAGCGGGTTTCCGACCGCGACAACCAGCTGCCCAACCTTCAGGTCGGCGGCCTCGCCGAGCCGGGCTGGAGAGGGAACCGGACCGTCGGCGCGGACGACAGCCAGGTCCGAGAGGGGGTCCGTTCCCACGACGTGGAAGCCGACGACGGTGCCGTCCGAGAACGAAGCTTTGCCGGCCTCGGCGTTGCCGACCACGTGGGCGTTGGTGAGGAGAAACCCGTCGTTGGTGAACACCACCGCCGATCCGGCGCCGGCGGCGAACCTCCCGTCAGACCGGCGCCGCGGCACTTCCAACGCGGCGACGCGCGGGGTCAAATCGGCGGCGACCGACGTCACTACCTGGGAATATGCGTCGAGAGCCGCGCCGTCGGAGGGTGCCCCGGGCGCTGTCGCCCGAGACGCTGTTGATAGCTCAGAAGTTTCAAAGGCCATGATCCAACCTCGTGATTACAGGATTACACACTCAACGGGGAACGGCCACGGAACATTCCGGGCACCCCTGCACGCTGTCTCAGTGGGCGGCTGCCGGCGATCGAGCCAACCCGCGCTCCCCGCTCACGTCGCGTGTGGTCTCGCGGGCTGGAATCGGACGAGTCCCGGGATGCCGGCGGAGTATCAGAGTACCGTTACCTGATCCGCCCGGCCGCCCGTCCGCTCCGCCGGAGCGATCTCACGCCGATGAAAACGCCTGCTCAGCGCTTCAAGATGCCCTTCCGGGTGTCCGACCGTTCGGTCGTCGAGACCCTGCGCGACCGCTGGTCGGTCAGGTTGCTCGACGCGAGCAAAGCCAGGAGGACCTACCTCGATACTGCTGACTCCCGGGTTCTGCGCGCCGGCTGGGCGCTGGGTTTTCGGCCGGGCGACTCGGGGTCACTCGTGCTCGAGCTTTCATCGGCAGCAGACGACAACGTTCTCGCCAGATGCGCCGCCGACGACCCACCTCAGTGGGCTCGCGATCTACCTGACGGCGAGCCCTGGAAACGACTGGCCGACGCGATCGGCGAAAGGCGCCTCCTCTGTCGCCTGGTCGTCGAGAGCAGCACGAAGCGTTACGCAATTCTGGACGAAGAGATGAAGACCACGGTCAGGGTCCTCTTCGAAAGGCACCTGAGACCGGCCGACGGCAACAGTGCCGCGCAGCGGCTGCGCTTGGTGGCGCTGTCACCGGTGCGGGGATACGAGGATTGGTCGCGACGGGTTTCGAAAGCCCTCTTGAGCGCGGGTCTAGCCGAACATGACGGTTGCCTGATCACCCATCTGGCCGGATCGACCGTGACCGCCCCCGGCAGCAGCCCGTCGCAGATCAACGTGATGAGACGGTCCATGCCGGTAGGACTCGCGGTGTCTCAGGTTCTCGCGTCTCTCCGGAATGAGATGGTCGGCAACGAGCAGGGCGTGCGGGAACAGACGGACATCGAGTTCCTTCACGACTACCGAGTCGCGTCGAGGCGGGCTCGCTCGGTGCTCAATCAAGTAAAGGCCCTCCTTCCATTGGAAACCGACGAGCTCCTTTCGGCCGAGTTGCGGTGGTTGGGCACCCTGACCGGACCGGCGCGGGACCTCGATGTGCAGATCGCCGATGCCCACGGGGGGGTCGAGAATCTCGAAGGAATGGTCAGGCTGCTGGAGAGAAGGCGGGCCCAGGCGCAGGTCGACCTCGTGGCAGCACTCGACTCGCCACGGTACAAACTTCTCCTCGAGACGTGGCAGATGGTTGAAGAGGCAGCGGCTGCGTCGTCTACTTCATGGCCTGGCTCCGAACCGGCCGGGCCGATCCTCGACCGGCATATAGACCGAGCACATCGTCGCGTGCTTCGAAGAGGAAAGGTGATCGACGACGAATCGCCGGCGGAAATGCTGCATGATCTCCGGAAAAAGACCAAGGCCTTCCGCTACATGCTCGAAATGTTCGCACCCCTCTATACGGGTTCGGACTTGAAGACTGCGATACGCGAACTGAAGGCGCTTCAAGACAACTTGGGCGAGTTCCAGGACAGCCAGGTTCAGGCCGGTGCGATCCGTCATCTCGCTGAAGAGATGCTCGAAGAGAAGTCGGGGTCGGCTTCTGAACTAATGGCTATGGGGAGGATCGCCGATTCCTTGGAAACTCGGCAGCTCCGAGCGAGAGCAGAGTTCGCCAATCGCTTTGCTCGCTTTGCGTCTCCGGAGGTAACCAAGCGGTACCGCCGAATGTTCGGTTCTTCGCGAGGAGTTCGTTGACCCGCATCCTTGCGACCTACAGCATCAAAGGAGGGGTCGGGAAGACCACGACGGCGGTCAACCTGGCCTACCTCAGCGCCAAGGAGGGATCGCGCACTCTCTTGTGGGACCTCGACCCCCAAGCCGCGGCGACCTACCTGTTCAGGGTCAAGCCAAAGGTCAAGGGTGGTGGAAAGTCGCTGATCCGAGGACGAAGCGAGCTCGATCGTCTCATCCGGGGGTCTGACTTCGACGGGCTCGACCTCCTGCCGGCCGACACGTCGTACCGACACATGGACCTACACCTTGCGGGCACCAAACGACCGACACAACGCCTTGCAAGAGTCCTGGCTCCGCTCCGGCACGACTACGACGTGATCATCCTCGATTGCCCTCCCAGCCTTTCGCTTGTATCGGAGAGCGTGTTCGTCGCGGCGGCAACACTCCTCGTGCCGATGATCCCCGCGCCGCTTCCCGCCCGGACCCTCGACCAACTTCGGCAGTTCCTGGCCAAGCAGCAGCCTAAGAAGTCTTCCCGTGATGCGCGTTCAAGCAAACTGCATGCTCCTCCCCAATCGCTGGCGTTCTTCACCATGGTTGATATGCGCCGGCGACTGCACCGAGACATCATCGACGAGTTGGTGAGGTCGCGGCCGGAGGTCCTGTCGACAGTGATCCCGGCTACTACCACGTTCGAGATGATGGGGGTGAGGCGCTCACCCGTTGAGGAATTCCAACCCAGAAGCGCCGCGGCCGAGGCTTACCGGGATCTCTGGCGAGAGATCTCGCTCAAGTTGTAGACGAGAGCTGCGCCCGAACCTCCCAAACGATGAATGTCACGGAGGTTAACTCCGGACGAACGTCGTGTGGACAGTCGGATATCCCCAGGTAAGCCCCAGCTTGTCCTCTTCCCAGCTGCGCGCTCCTGGACGACAATTCCGCCGGTTCACCCCAACTTCAAATCGAGCAGCCGCCCCGGGCGAGGAGCCTGGTCTCACAGATGGGAGCCATAGGATTCGAAATGTGGCAGATGGCTGCCGACGCGTATGCCAGCAGCGACTACAACGCAGCCGCTTTGCTCAGGGCCCGCGACGACGAAATTGACGACCTCCACGTCGGCAGACAGGGCGCCTAGACGGCGCACGACCGCCGCGGCGACTGGTTGAAAGGGGGCGTCTCATGCGGTTGGTGCTGGTGCGACACGGCCATGCCGAACCCAAGCAGACATGGTCGGGACAAGATGCCGACCGGCCGCTCGTCTCCCGCGGCCGCAGACAGGCCGAGCTACTGGCTAGGAACCTGGCCAAGCTGAGACCGACCAGGATCATCTCCAGCCCGTCTCTCCGATGCCTGCAAACGGTCCAACCGTTGGGGCGACGGGCGGGACGTGACGTCGAAGTCCTGAGCTGGTTGGGCACCGATGCCGGGGAAGGCGCCCGCGAGGGGATATTGGCATTGGCGAGGAACGAGCCGTCGTCGGCATGCGTGGTGCTGTGCACCCACCGGGAGGTCCTCGTCGACGTGCTGCCCTTCCTCGAAGAGACCTTCCAGGTCAAGCTGGGTCACCGACTTCCCGGAGCCAAGGGTGGCACCTGGGTGCTCGAGTTCCGAAAAAGGAAGCTGGTTCGGGTCACCTACCGCCCCACCGGTTGAGAAGCGCGAGAGACAATCGTTGTACCGTCGATGGCATGGTCGACAAGGTTCCCTACGACGAGTTCGGCATGTTCCACGAGAACGCTGCCGAATACGGAATTCCCTACGCGAGCCCTCCAGCGGTCAAGCGGCAGTCGGTGGCGACAAAGGACGGCCGCCAGATCAGCTCGCTCGTGTGGGGAAAGTCCGACCCGGAACTGGTCTTCTTGCACGGTGGCGCCCAGAACGCGCACACGTGGGACACCGTGCTCCTCGCCCTCGACC
Coding sequences within it:
- the pyk gene encoding pyruvate kinase translates to MQDARRTKIVATVGPASDSVDLLRAMASEGMDVARVPLAHGTLADALARIRLIRETVPDIGIMPDLPGPKIRAAAFPPGGVQLESGHEVVLVTTDDGQGSDSNRIGVCHPAVVRGLKAGDRVALGDGGVVLTVGQATSNGVVAAVRNGGRLQGRPGVTVPSGTVELETPTAEDLERLDAVVAQGVDAVAISFVRSADDIDKVRKAAGPSCPMLIAKIETPEAVANLDEIVAESDAVMVARGDLGVRMALEDVPHIQKMIIRSGVRYGRPVITATQMLESMISAPVPTRAEVADVANAVLDGTSAVMLSGETAIGIDPVGVVATMARITRRAEQDFDSLGWASSLSPQQIAGDSVSVARLTAATTAAGWRAAVEQGASCIIACTRSGTTARSISRFRPPMPIVACTPSNRTARQLSLSWGVRTLIIGEASSTDEIVWFAVQAVVEAGHARPGDVVVVLAGSPLEPEPATDTMRLVRIH
- a CDS encoding alkaline phosphatase family protein yields the protein MLEHLAGRARMILALTAATVLALVFLPTLGSRAGASNTGGPIRTVFQILLENESESSAFPGTGTELDKLAQQGVFFTNYFSTGHASLDNYIALVSGQAQYTSTSQDCPYYHDGGGSVDGKGFYQPLTPQDVGCVYPASVKTLADQLGAAGISWRGYMQDMGNTPTRETNPCGQPAIGGVAIDPTVGGLDQTQLATSTDQYAARHNPFPYFHSLVDHSLFGSTSPCQQNVLPLSSLAADLASGHVGAFNFITPNLCNDGHDSPCRGPGADGNPGAGGLISANAFLSQIVPQIEASDVFKKGGMIVITIDEGSGNASCCGESGQPGIQGSGGGGKVGLVALSPRLIPHTSSCQYNHYSLLRTWETVFGLTPQLTGIPGSDGAGHLAHAGDTGVNSMLADVLAGSNTCP
- a CDS encoding acetolactate synthase large subunit, with protein sequence MSQRGPSEVEPNNVAELMVRCLEEEGVTHVFGIPGEENLRFVQALSFSDIEYVLVRHEQAAAFMAEVYGRITGKAGVCSSTLGPGAINMLLGVADATTDSTPVVAISAQVARSRSFKESHQNIDLVSMYAPATKWAAAVPTAEAVPEMIRKAFKLAQTERPGAVYLAVPEDIEQERLPPGLAPLPVNVPRAEEPSPSQLHRAMNLLQTAENPVVLAGHGAARAGASAALRRFSEELGLAVATTFHGKGVFPDDHPNALGTVGFMRHDYVNFGFDRADLIIAVGYELQEFDPVRINPAGDKAILHVHRFPAEVDRHYDVDVGLQGDISHTLDALTSGVERRFNSAAGGRACRSLLESELARGRSDDRFPVSPARVVADTRAALRRDDIVLVDTGALKMWMARLYPTYEPNTCLISNGLSTMAWTVPGAIGAKIARPAAGVLVATGDGGFMMNSQEIETALRLGIPFTILIWVDGEYGLIKWKMDLELGSDTDTSFNNPDFVTYAESFGARGYRIEEAGELLPVLRNAMAEDTVSVVACPVDYSANLQLTNALGELDEPIG
- a CDS encoding trypsin-like peptidase domain-containing protein, which translates into the protein MAFETSELSTASRATAPGAPSDGAALDAYSQVVTSVAADLTPRVAALEVPRRRSDGRFAAGAGSAVVFTNDGFLLTNAHVVGNAEAGKASFSDGTVVGFHVVGTDPLSDLAVVRADGPVPSPARLGEAADLKVGQLVVAVGNPLGLAGSVTAGVVSALGRSLPTRAGSNVRVIDDVIQTDAALNPGNSGGALAISSGAVVGINTAVAGMGVGLAIPINATTRQIIATLMSEGRVRRAYLGLAGTPAPLPPALAAQRDQKTGLRIAQVVPGGPAAKAGLHAGDLLLSAGDSAVTSAQGLQKLMLAGAIGKPLALTALRQDALVDVIAVPVELTAAD
- a CDS encoding CHAD domain-containing protein → MKTPAQRFKMPFRVSDRSVVETLRDRWSVRLLDASKARRTYLDTADSRVLRAGWALGFRPGDSGSLVLELSSAADDNVLARCAADDPPQWARDLPDGEPWKRLADAIGERRLLCRLVVESSTKRYAILDEEMKTTVRVLFERHLRPADGNSAAQRLRLVALSPVRGYEDWSRRVSKALLSAGLAEHDGCLITHLAGSTVTAPGSSPSQINVMRRSMPVGLAVSQVLASLRNEMVGNEQGVREQTDIEFLHDYRVASRRARSVLNQVKALLPLETDELLSAELRWLGTLTGPARDLDVQIADAHGGVENLEGMVRLLERRRAQAQVDLVAALDSPRYKLLLETWQMVEEAAAASSTSWPGSEPAGPILDRHIDRAHRRVLRRGKVIDDESPAEMLHDLRKKTKAFRYMLEMFAPLYTGSDLKTAIRELKALQDNLGEFQDSQVQAGAIRHLAEEMLEEKSGSASELMAMGRIADSLETRQLRARAEFANRFARFASPEVTKRYRRMFGSSRGVR
- a CDS encoding ParA family protein: MTRILATYSIKGGVGKTTTAVNLAYLSAKEGSRTLLWDLDPQAAATYLFRVKPKVKGGGKSLIRGRSELDRLIRGSDFDGLDLLPADTSYRHMDLHLAGTKRPTQRLARVLAPLRHDYDVIILDCPPSLSLVSESVFVAAATLLVPMIPAPLPARTLDQLRQFLAKQQPKKSSRDARSSKLHAPPQSLAFFTMVDMRRRLHRDIIDELVRSRPEVLSTVIPATTTFEMMGVRRSPVEEFQPRSAAAEAYRDLWREISLKL
- a CDS encoding histidine phosphatase family protein — encoded protein: MRLVLVRHGHAEPKQTWSGQDADRPLVSRGRRQAELLARNLAKLRPTRIISSPSLRCLQTVQPLGRRAGRDVEVLSWLGTDAGEGAREGILALARNEPSSACVVLCTHREVLVDVLPFLEETFQVKLGHRLPGAKGGTWVLEFRKRKLVRVTYRPTG